The proteins below are encoded in one region of Alphaproteobacteria bacterium:
- a CDS encoding adenylate/guanylate cyclase domain-containing protein has translation MGEIKGAASQTLVDRAAEWLMAQALKDADLKDVVRGCCERLHGAGVPIVRVHLSFSMLHPLYRGIGYTWRRAQGLQVDAFRHSIDGRQPERFLRSPYYHLMRHGLEHLRRRLDTGGAAEFPVFDDLRKEGLTDYLAFASSFATEPGQGMVGSWATDQRGGFTDGEIEGLLRIQDSLAVACKIAARGGLVKNVLSTYLGAKAGERVLSGQIKRGDGETSRAAIVWGDLRNSTQMAEQLGRQTYIDNLNSFFDATAGAVADTGGEILSFIGDGFLAVFPCERNQKESTEACKLALLAALHAKHRMAEINRERDGNGATPLGYGLSLHIGNVMFGNVG, from the coding sequence ATGGGTGAAATAAAGGGTGCCGCGTCGCAGACGCTAGTCGACCGCGCCGCCGAATGGCTGATGGCGCAGGCTTTGAAGGATGCCGACCTCAAGGACGTCGTGCGCGGCTGCTGCGAGCGGCTGCACGGAGCGGGAGTGCCGATTGTGCGCGTGCACCTCTCCTTCTCCATGCTGCATCCACTCTACCGCGGCATTGGTTATACTTGGCGGCGCGCACAGGGCCTGCAGGTTGACGCCTTCAGGCATAGTATCGACGGCAGACAACCTGAGAGATTCCTCAGGAGCCCGTATTATCATCTGATGAGGCACGGGCTCGAGCATCTGCGCCGAAGGCTCGACACCGGCGGCGCCGCCGAGTTCCCAGTCTTTGACGACCTGCGCAAAGAGGGGCTGACCGACTATCTCGCCTTCGCCAGTAGTTTTGCGACCGAGCCGGGACAGGGCATGGTCGGTTCATGGGCCACCGACCAGCGCGGCGGCTTCACCGACGGTGAGATCGAGGGACTACTGCGAATCCAGGATTCCTTGGCCGTGGCCTGCAAGATCGCGGCGCGCGGCGGCTTAGTGAAGAATGTATTGTCGACATATCTTGGCGCCAAGGCCGGTGAGCGCGTTCTCTCCGGCCAAATCAAGCGTGGCGATGGTGAGACGTCCCGCGCGGCTATCGTCTGGGGTGACTTGAGGAATTCCACGCAGATGGCTGAACAGCTTGGAAGGCAGACCTATATCGACAATCTCAACAGTTTCTTCGATGCCACCGCCGGCGCCGTGGCCGACACCGGCGGCGAGATCCTGAGCTTCATTGGCGACGGTTTCCTCGCCGTGTTCCCGTGCGAGCGCAACCAAAAGGAATCGACCGAGGCGTGCAAGCTGGCGCTCTTGGCGGCGCTCCACGCCAAGCATCGT